A window of Leptospira fainei serovar Hurstbridge str. BUT 6 contains these coding sequences:
- a CDS encoding AI-2E family transporter, with amino-acid sequence MVGRNGTDDPNRTAFNILLAILFLGAGALLFFVLRPYFYSSLVALILYLATRKQYKQLRKLIGLKLDFLAPWIMIGFVCMIVLLPSYFVIRTLIDESLSILFKIRISLSEDKIIETLMSLNMLTDLVTDNPFFWVKLPEIYGDFARNYIDILNLDSLYAVLSNASSLILGSIDLPAGIIMNLFFSLLLLFFLYQDGKKVERFILDNLPFSRELEEQVGRKIASAVQTVFRGNLIVSIMQGAAIYALLVFARISNPFLYASLAAFFSIIPVIGTSVVWLPIGLYIMFIENNIVGASLFMIAGLTFYMVLENVVKPKMLDKKLRIHPLLVFLSLIGGIQQFGIMGLVLGPVAVTLIVILWDFWKLYRKDFFVR; translated from the coding sequence ATGGTCGGCCGCAACGGAACCGATGATCCGAATAGAACCGCCTTTAATATACTTCTAGCGATATTATTCTTAGGAGCAGGGGCGCTGCTATTTTTCGTTCTGCGTCCTTATTTTTACTCTTCGTTAGTTGCATTAATTTTGTATCTGGCAACGAGAAAACAGTATAAGCAGTTGCGCAAATTGATCGGACTAAAGCTCGATTTTCTAGCGCCTTGGATTATGATCGGTTTCGTATGCATGATCGTTTTATTGCCTTCCTACTTTGTTATACGAACTCTCATAGACGAATCGCTATCCATCTTATTTAAGATACGAATTTCCCTTTCTGAAGACAAGATTATCGAAACCCTAATGAGCCTGAATATGCTCACCGATTTAGTCACAGATAATCCTTTTTTTTGGGTGAAATTACCCGAAATTTACGGGGACTTTGCTCGTAACTATATCGATATTCTAAACTTGGATAGTTTGTATGCTGTTCTTAGCAATGCATCCTCGTTAATATTAGGATCCATCGATTTGCCGGCCGGCATTATTATGAATCTGTTCTTTTCTCTCCTTCTTCTGTTTTTTCTTTATCAGGACGGTAAAAAGGTGGAGAGATTCATTTTGGATAATCTTCCCTTCTCCCGCGAATTGGAAGAACAAGTCGGTCGAAAAATCGCGTCCGCAGTTCAAACGGTATTTCGAGGAAATCTGATCGTTTCCATTATGCAAGGGGCGGCGATTTATGCGTTGCTGGTATTTGCACGTATTTCCAACCCTTTCTTATATGCTAGTTTGGCTGCCTTCTTTTCAATTATACCCGTGATCGGAACGTCGGTAGTTTGGTTGCCGATCGGTTTGTACATCATGTTTATCGAGAATAACATCGTAGGCGCGAGCTTATTTATGATTGCCGGACTTACCTTTTACATGGTGTTGGAAAACGTGGTCAAGCCTAAGATGTTGGATAAAAAACTAAGAATCCATCCGCTACTCGTTTTTCTCTCTCTAATCGGAGGGATCCAGCAATTCGGAATTATGGGACTCGTATTGGGACCGGTGGCAGTCACTCTAATCGTGATACTATGGGATTTCTGGAAGTTGTATCGGAAAGATTTTTTTGTACGATGA
- a CDS encoding exodeoxyribonuclease VII small subunit: MAKRTDISFEQALSELEQIAEKLERGQLTLEESIKAYERGMELRSLCQGILAEAEGKIEYLSKSASGETQKKTASPKSEGSTRTANPPAEDDELF; the protein is encoded by the coding sequence GTGGCAAAGAGAACTGATATCAGCTTCGAGCAGGCATTATCCGAGCTGGAGCAAATCGCGGAGAAATTGGAAAGAGGCCAATTAACCTTGGAAGAATCCATTAAAGCATACGAGCGAGGAATGGAGCTTCGCAGTCTGTGCCAGGGGATTTTGGCGGAAGCAGAGGGTAAAATCGAATACTTATCGAAGTCCGCTTCCGGAGAAACCCAAAAGAAAACCGCTTCTCCAAAAAGCGAAGGGTCGACCCGGACCGCAAATCCTCCGGCCGAAGACGACGAGTTATTTTAG
- a CDS encoding DedA family protein, translating to MAGFESTLEYLLDWVANLPPILVWLFFAASNLTENVFPPWPGDTVTAFGGFLLARGKIGFWSLITSTLVGNLLGAWLMYSFGHHVLAWLKHRNFPFKAELYDEEAIEKTLNWFSRNSVIVVIFSRFSAGIRFFVSIVAGMVEMHPILFFSCFSLSVLIWCGILIYAGHYLGSHWEVVIEFLAVYNEIISIILVSAGIGFLIYRHKNRSKKTKAP from the coding sequence ATGGCCGGATTCGAATCAACCTTAGAATATCTTCTCGATTGGGTAGCCAATCTACCTCCTATTTTAGTTTGGCTATTCTTTGCCGCGTCCAATTTGACGGAAAATGTTTTCCCCCCTTGGCCGGGGGATACGGTAACGGCTTTCGGAGGATTTTTACTCGCGCGAGGAAAGATCGGTTTTTGGTCGTTAATCACGAGTACATTAGTAGGGAATCTGCTCGGGGCCTGGCTTATGTATTCCTTCGGGCATCATGTTCTGGCCTGGCTAAAACATAGAAACTTTCCGTTTAAAGCCGAGCTTTATGATGAAGAAGCTATTGAAAAGACTTTGAATTGGTTTTCCAGAAATAGCGTGATAGTAGTCATTTTCTCCCGGTTTTCCGCGGGAATCCGCTTCTTCGTTTCGATCGTAGCAGGAATGGTAGAGATGCATCCGATCCTATTCTTCTCCTGCTTTTCTCTATCCGTTTTAATTTGGTGCGGAATTCTCATTTATGCCGGCCATTATCTAGGAAGTCATTGGGAAGTCGTCATCGAATTCCTAGCAGTATACAACGAGATTATCTCCATAATACTGGTATCAGCAGGTATAGGGTTTTTAATCTATCGCCACAAAAACAGATCGAAAAAAACGAAGGCCCCTTAA
- a CDS encoding DUF2752 domain-containing protein, with translation MQNTKALRKQPNQLISIENRLQFGVGFSFFSRFARSRPVLTFFLAIAAAVSLSFYLSLDTESEHWFTLCWWKQLTGSDCPGCGIGRSLVCFFRGEISASWKYHPFGIPLGSSFILFFAMFCKMTAEQWDAFLSGKIFNLYAFSFGGSLFIWFLLIKS, from the coding sequence ATGCAAAATACCAAGGCCCTGCGAAAGCAGCCTAATCAACTGATTTCGATAGAAAACCGACTTCAATTTGGAGTCGGTTTTTCTTTCTTTTCGAGATTCGCTAGATCTAGACCGGTTCTAACTTTTTTCCTAGCCATAGCCGCCGCAGTATCGTTATCATTTTATCTTTCCTTAGACACCGAATCGGAGCATTGGTTTACTCTTTGCTGGTGGAAACAATTGACCGGCTCGGATTGCCCCGGTTGCGGAATCGGCAGATCTTTGGTTTGCTTTTTCAGAGGAGAAATTTCCGCATCTTGGAAATACCATCCTTTCGGGATTCCCCTCGGGAGTTCATTCATTCTGTTCTTTGCGATGTTTTGTAAAATGACCGCCGAACAATGGGATGCGTTTCTTTCGGGAAAAATTTTCAACTTATATGCATTCAGTTTCGGCGGTTCCCTTTTTATTTGGTTCTTATTGATAAAGTCTTAA
- the xseA gene encoding exodeoxyribonuclease VII large subunit — protein MEDSKPLSVSEVNSIVKQLLTGPDLLRNVWVQGEVSNLSRSHQGHIYFNLKDPKSLLACTFFSYSNGRYKGRPLENGMEVRAYGSVSVYEPRGQYNLNVAKVEEVGQGDLLLKIEALKRKLAAQGVFDPERKKELPPFPWTIGVATSPTGAAIEDIIRIAKQRFPKINILISPCLVQGDGAPDSIVNAIRELNDTAWNVDVIIAGRGGGSFEDLIAFNDEKVVLAFAESRVPIVSAVGHQIDSVLSDLAADVFAPTPTAAAEVVVPEMEVVESELMEFEARLETALKNQMRYLAERLRILTNKMAFTDPKSMLNDRILRLDETSSRIQLLSKNFLMQAGNRLLPYSTGLPMTFRALLERKRKEFQLLAGKVEGFSPLGTLKRGYSVVRTKGKKVVTSSTQVKIEEELEVILSEGRLSVINRGELRGKEN, from the coding sequence GTGGAAGATTCAAAACCGCTTTCCGTATCGGAAGTAAACTCGATCGTCAAACAACTTTTAACCGGACCGGATCTGCTCCGAAACGTTTGGGTTCAGGGAGAAGTCTCCAATCTGTCTCGATCCCATCAAGGCCATATATATTTTAATTTAAAAGATCCGAAATCGTTATTGGCATGTACTTTCTTTTCGTACAGTAACGGAAGATACAAAGGGCGACCTTTGGAAAATGGAATGGAGGTTCGCGCTTATGGAAGCGTATCCGTATACGAGCCTCGGGGGCAATATAACTTAAACGTAGCCAAAGTCGAGGAAGTCGGTCAAGGGGATCTTCTCCTTAAAATCGAAGCTTTAAAGCGCAAACTCGCGGCTCAAGGCGTTTTCGATCCTGAACGAAAGAAAGAATTACCTCCCTTTCCCTGGACCATCGGCGTAGCCACCTCGCCTACCGGCGCAGCAATCGAAGATATTATTCGAATCGCTAAGCAGCGTTTTCCTAAGATTAATATCCTAATTTCACCTTGTCTCGTACAAGGAGACGGTGCGCCGGATTCGATCGTAAATGCCATTCGAGAATTGAACGACACTGCTTGGAACGTTGATGTCATCATTGCAGGAAGAGGCGGAGGAAGTTTCGAGGATTTGATCGCATTCAACGATGAAAAAGTTGTTTTAGCTTTCGCAGAATCTAGGGTTCCGATCGTTTCGGCTGTAGGGCACCAAATCGATTCGGTGCTTTCAGACCTTGCGGCGGACGTATTTGCGCCGACCCCAACAGCTGCTGCCGAAGTCGTGGTTCCGGAAATGGAGGTCGTGGAATCCGAATTGATGGAATTTGAAGCCCGTTTAGAAACGGCATTAAAAAACCAGATGAGATACCTGGCGGAGCGGTTGAGAATTTTAACCAATAAAATGGCTTTCACCGATCCGAAGTCCATGCTGAATGACAGAATCCTTCGCTTGGATGAAACTAGTTCCAGAATTCAATTATTAAGTAAGAATTTTCTAATGCAAGCGGGCAATCGTTTACTCCCCTATTCCACCGGGTTGCCTATGACGTTCCGAGCCCTTTTGGAAAGAAAAAGGAAAGAATTCCAACTATTGGCGGGTAAAGTAGAGGGATTTTCCCCGTTAGGAACGTTGAAACGCGGTTATTCCGTTGTTAGAACGAAAGGAAAAAAAGTCGTTACTTCTTCCACTCAGGTGAAAATTGAGGAAGAACTCGAAGTAATCCTTTCAGAGGGAAGATTAAGTGTCATAAATCGAGGTGAATTACGTGGCAAAGAGAACTGA
- a CDS encoding DUF5684 domain-containing protein has product MEGNSGVGIVGILIYAVIIVAFLAANWKIYEKAGKPGWSAIIPIYNLVVLMEIVGKPAWWVILFFVPCVNLVVFILVAIELAKAFGKSAGFAVLFFVLGIGYFILGFSDAKYQGPAKAA; this is encoded by the coding sequence ATGGAAGGGAATTCCGGAGTCGGAATCGTTGGGATCTTAATATACGCGGTCATTATCGTCGCTTTTCTGGCCGCGAACTGGAAGATCTATGAAAAAGCTGGAAAGCCCGGCTGGTCGGCAATTATCCCCATTTACAACCTTGTGGTTCTGATGGAAATCGTGGGAAAACCGGCTTGGTGGGTAATTCTATTCTTTGTACCCTGCGTTAACTTAGTCGTCTTCATATTGGTGGCGATAGAGCTTGCAAAAGCGTTTGGGAAATCGGCAGGATTTGCCGTATTGTTCTTCGTACTTGGAATTGGCTATTTTATCCTTGGATTCTCGGATGCAAAATACCAAGGCCCTGCGAAAGCAGCCTAA